Proteins co-encoded in one Methanolacinia paynteri genomic window:
- a CDS encoding DUF2207 domain-containing protein: MEEKTQIAAVFIVTLIIGIIAVFGPGLVGSDLTGFTDDLVADSYEVTWYENGTLTERYVYDVRNSGEYRMLYRVWSASLYSAENSQNIPVYSRIELTGMTVPEGTAGYIKTKNGEVYLFNSESSQVESFVSQKAYTNEAGIVDTGYFSSGQYTVEFTYVIYPPIEYDEEAAHINLMFASEHIPYKNVKIVLDSDLITDTFTHPPGYETTEEDGKVIITGSSPEDELIEVEMLLKPEAADIIPGDKEYVPGVIKETESANNSYYLGFTVADVTGIIAKIIIILTPFLLLLLYFRVGKENNYTVPEYLSTIPNPKLRPWEVNLLFKGDAFESDQDAFYATLLSLHKQKKIRITEKDDKKGIVIEVLDTTVDDRYEQRVLNFISANTKDDNKLDTGYFNEISKKAAVSKADERIAVALRDSLSSLMSNTDASLSEKYATDGRVYLVPFYIAGALVIVASVGVLFLFSDAATQLFFSAVLGGVIIVQAIVATLFPTTLFGRWKDDYYKEKLEWNSFKKFLSDLSQIKKYGTEDLNMWGEWLIYGTALGIGDKVEEAMQTLDLDVSEGGGVYFYPHYTSWYMGFYAMRTFTPPSQGGGPGGVGGGFGGGGGFGGGGAGGR, from the coding sequence CCAGATTGCAGCAGTCTTTATCGTAACGCTCATAATCGGGATCATCGCCGTTTTCGGCCCGGGACTCGTCGGATCGGATCTCACCGGGTTCACCGACGATCTTGTCGCCGACTCCTACGAGGTCACATGGTACGAGAACGGAACCCTCACCGAACGCTACGTATACGATGTCAGGAATTCCGGGGAGTACAGGATGCTCTACCGTGTCTGGTCGGCCTCCCTCTACTCTGCCGAAAACTCGCAGAACATCCCCGTATATTCCCGCATCGAGCTCACCGGGATGACAGTTCCCGAAGGGACGGCAGGATACATCAAGACCAAAAACGGCGAAGTCTACCTGTTCAACTCGGAAAGCAGCCAGGTCGAATCCTTTGTCAGCCAGAAGGCATATACAAACGAAGCGGGAATCGTAGATACCGGGTACTTCAGCTCCGGGCAGTACACCGTCGAATTCACATACGTAATCTATCCGCCCATCGAATACGATGAAGAAGCCGCTCACATCAACCTGATGTTCGCAAGCGAGCACATCCCGTATAAGAACGTAAAGATCGTCCTCGACTCGGACCTGATAACCGACACCTTCACCCACCCACCCGGATACGAGACTACGGAGGAGGACGGAAAGGTAATCATAACCGGAAGCTCACCCGAAGACGAGCTGATCGAAGTCGAGATGCTGCTCAAGCCCGAAGCCGCGGACATAATCCCCGGCGACAAAGAGTACGTTCCCGGAGTTATCAAAGAGACCGAATCGGCGAACAACAGCTATTACCTCGGGTTCACAGTTGCTGACGTCACAGGAATAATCGCGAAGATAATCATAATCCTGACACCGTTCCTCCTCCTGCTCCTGTATTTCAGGGTGGGAAAAGAGAACAATTACACGGTGCCCGAATATCTCAGCACAATCCCCAATCCCAAACTCAGGCCGTGGGAGGTAAACCTGCTCTTTAAAGGCGACGCATTCGAATCCGACCAGGACGCCTTTTATGCGACCCTCCTCAGCCTCCACAAGCAGAAGAAGATCAGGATCACAGAAAAAGACGACAAGAAAGGAATCGTGATCGAAGTCCTTGATACAACCGTCGACGACCGGTACGAACAGAGAGTCCTGAACTTCATCAGTGCAAACACGAAGGACGACAACAAACTCGACACCGGCTACTTCAATGAGATCTCCAAGAAAGCAGCGGTCTCAAAAGCGGACGAGAGGATCGCAGTAGCACTCAGGGACAGTCTCAGCAGCCTGATGTCGAATACCGATGCCTCCCTCTCGGAGAAGTACGCAACCGACGGAAGAGTCTACCTGGTCCCGTTCTACATCGCCGGCGCCCTGGTCATCGTCGCCTCGGTAGGAGTGCTCTTCCTCTTTTCGGATGCAGCAACACAGCTGTTCTTCTCGGCAGTTCTCGGCGGGGTCATCATAGTCCAGGCAATAGTCGCAACACTGTTCCCCACCACTCTCTTCGGACGCTGGAAGGATGATTACTACAAGGAAAAACTCGAATGGAACTCATTCAAAAAATTCCTCTCCGACCTCAGCCAGATAAAAAAATACGGAACCGAAGACCTCAACATGTGGGGCGAGTGGCTCATATACGGAACCGCTCTCGGAATCGGCGACAAGGTCGAAGAAGCGATGCAGACCCTTGACCTCGACGTGTCCGAAGGCGGCGGAGTATACTTCTACCCGCACTACACCTCGTGGTACATGGGCTTTTACGCGATGAGAACCTTCACACCTCCGTCACAGGGAGGAGGGCCCGGAGGAGTCGGAGGAGGCTTCGGCGGTGGCGGCGGATTCGGCGGCGGAGGCGCAGGCGGGAGATAA
- a CDS encoding GAF domain-containing protein has translation MISGFPGDTEESIYDMSEGANFILDENHQLLAANSSFFAITGLDYAILEDNLNFLSLVPDSEVLLFMNFFKKRLDDPYNSPKTSEFRVLDSGKNEHKLILTAARIPETRKIFISSLELGMNLSQGEIGETGGEMSDDAGQISGTGGPGRLSDQYFHFSYLVENQHEPVFVLVGSVIVYVNEAGIRFLGVDNRYDIIGKSPYDFLDKDTKNRLINVFREMKSKKVRHPVEESLRIRGGELIDVEISSVPIIYEGIAGSQYQIRDITSRKRSEEQAVLRLRQIEIVNSVLESTVYGFSLPEILENVLKKILESFEIQSCFVYLKNNDPSTARLASSLNVPIWFKERYNLINIREWPYNIIFYGGQPRYIENLPDRPPGVFDVKILEDLGAISYAGIPVFSEKNVVGVFYVTKGDNSCFTPFEKATLEEIGKEVGSAVVKGLVEEKFGTEYNAIKDLLGIALKENDRIWNTIISHRWDKGDGSAGGSDCRMDLINEIGPRMDIINNLRVVYDFLIDENRCLKPICIDSVIRSAIYHFAGASIEYDRALYFVFADDNLSYVFINILNMFSLNREDFSLNIRHSIRNGEISVIISDRDRSGVIDNIEGMLNVQPEEALRPSNIAMYATRMLVAAYNGTIGILKSEEDGEAEKSLVITLKRYGRS, from the coding sequence ATGATATCCGGTTTTCCGGGCGATACTGAAGAGAGTATTTATGATATGTCCGAAGGAGCTAATTTTATTCTTGATGAAAATCATCAGCTGCTTGCGGCAAATTCATCATTTTTCGCGATAACAGGACTTGATTATGCGATTTTGGAGGACAACCTGAATTTCCTGTCCCTGGTTCCTGATTCTGAAGTCCTGCTCTTCATGAATTTTTTTAAAAAACGCCTTGATGATCCTTACAACTCCCCGAAAACGTCAGAGTTCAGGGTTCTTGATTCCGGTAAGAACGAGCATAAATTAATTTTGACTGCCGCAAGGATCCCTGAGACGAGGAAGATCTTCATATCTTCTCTTGAACTCGGGATGAACCTTTCCCAGGGAGAAATCGGTGAAACCGGGGGTGAGATGAGCGACGATGCAGGACAAATATCTGGCACCGGCGGCCCCGGAAGGCTCTCCGACCAGTATTTTCATTTCAGTTATCTCGTCGAGAACCAGCACGAACCGGTTTTTGTCCTGGTGGGGTCTGTAATAGTATATGTAAACGAGGCGGGGATTCGTTTCCTGGGAGTGGACAACCGCTATGATATCATAGGGAAATCGCCGTATGATTTCCTGGACAAGGACACAAAAAACAGGCTGATAAACGTATTTAGGGAAATGAAATCCAAGAAGGTCAGGCATCCCGTGGAGGAATCCTTAAGAATCAGAGGGGGGGAGTTGATTGACGTCGAGATCTCGTCCGTGCCTATTATTTATGAAGGGATTGCAGGTTCCCAGTACCAGATCCGGGATATAACCTCCAGGAAGAGATCTGAAGAGCAGGCAGTTTTAAGGCTCCGGCAGATTGAGATTGTAAATTCGGTCCTTGAATCAACGGTATACGGTTTTTCGCTCCCCGAAATTCTTGAAAATGTCCTGAAAAAGATACTTGAAAGTTTTGAGATCCAGTCCTGCTTTGTATACCTGAAGAATAATGATCCTTCTACTGCACGGCTGGCATCGTCGCTGAATGTTCCGATCTGGTTTAAAGAGCGATACAACCTGATCAATATCCGTGAATGGCCCTACAATATAATTTTTTACGGGGGGCAGCCGAGGTATATCGAAAATCTCCCCGACAGACCTCCGGGCGTCTTCGATGTAAAGATACTTGAAGACCTGGGGGCGATATCGTATGCGGGAATCCCGGTTTTTTCCGAAAAAAATGTCGTAGGGGTATTTTACGTCACAAAAGGCGATAATTCCTGCTTCACTCCTTTTGAAAAGGCCACTCTCGAAGAGATCGGAAAGGAGGTCGGGTCTGCGGTTGTTAAAGGTTTAGTCGAGGAAAAGTTCGGGACCGAGTATAATGCGATAAAGGATCTCCTGGGTATTGCCCTAAAAGAGAATGACAGGATCTGGAATACGATCATAAGCCACAGGTGGGACAAAGGAGATGGTTCTGCCGGCGGTTCCGACTGCCGGATGGATCTTATAAATGAGATCGGTCCGAGGATGGATATAATAAACAACCTGCGTGTCGTCTATGATTTTCTCATAGACGAAAACAGGTGCTTAAAACCGATATGTATCGATTCGGTTATAAGAAGTGCAATCTATCATTTCGCAGGTGCTTCGATCGAATACGATCGTGCTCTTTATTTCGTCTTTGCGGATGACAATCTCTCCTACGTTTTTATAAATATCCTGAATATGTTCAGTCTCAACCGGGAGGATTTTTCCCTTAATATAAGGCATAGCATCAGGAACGGTGAGATCTCCGTAATCATATCCGACAGGGACAGGTCGGGAGTAATTGATAATATCGAAGGCATGCTTAACGTTCAGCCTGAAGAGGCTCTCCGCCCTTCGAATATCGCCATGTATGCAACGAGGATGCTGGTTGCGGCTTATAACGGAACAATCGGTATTCTGAAATCGGAAGAGGATGGAGAAGCGGAGAAATCCCTGGTAATTACATTGAAGAGATACGGCAGAAGCTGA